A section of the Nitrososphaerota archaeon genome encodes:
- a CDS encoding CDP-alcohol phosphatidyltransferase family protein, translating to MLNNFRESLRPALEKIGAKFGATGLSPDFWTGVGLAFAFLSAIAYGLNQYISPYFSATIIGGMLLLVSGFFDMVDGQVARYTKKVTKRGGFLDSIFDKIAEVAIFTGLLVGGFAEPIWVLLAITLSLLVSYARSRAESLGVKLQGIGIGERAERLLVIAIIGMIPGLMPYAIGIVIVIAGITFIQRIIVTSKNIKED from the coding sequence TTGCTTAATAATTTTAGAGAATCACTAAGGCCTGCATTGGAAAAGATTGGCGCAAAGTTTGGCGCGACAGGTCTTTCTCCTGACTTTTGGACAGGCGTTGGCCTCGCATTTGCATTTTTGTCTGCCATAGCATATGGCCTTAACCAGTACATTTCACCGTATTTTTCTGCGACAATAATTGGCGGGATGTTGCTTTTAGTTTCTGGGTTTTTTGACATGGTTGACGGACAAGTTGCCCGATATACAAAAAAGGTAACAAAAAGGGGCGGATTCCTAGATTCAATATTTGACAAAATTGCCGAGGTTGCAATCTTTACGGGATTGCTGGTAGGTGGATTTGCAGAGCCAATCTGGGTCTTACTCGCCATCACATTATCGTTATTGGTAAGCTATGCAAGGTCTCGTGCAGAATCCCTTGGAGTCAAACTGCAGGGAATTGGGATTGGCGAGCGCGCTGAAAGACTACTTGTGATTGCCATAATTGGCATGATTCCAGGATTGATGCCGTATGCAATAGGTATTGTAATTGTAATTGCAGGAATTACATTCATTCAGAGAATTATCGTAACGTCCAAAAACATCAAAGAAGACTAG
- a CDS encoding 30S ribosomal protein S26e — protein MPLKRASRGRRKGGKGSSDRIQCTNCGATVPKDKAKKVTSRLNLVEASLAKELRAQGAYIASPKVLKWYCVSCAIHFGILKIRSADSRRQTGKLY, from the coding sequence ATGCCATTAAAGCGTGCAAGCAGGGGACGACGAAAGGGCGGAAAAGGCTCCTCAGACCGTATCCAGTGCACAAACTGCGGCGCTACAGTTCCCAAAGACAAGGCAAAAAAAGTAACATCCAGACTAAACCTGGTTGAGGCATCGCTTGCAAAAGAACTGCGGGCACAGGGAGCATACATTGCATCGCCAAAGGTTCTCAAATGGTACTGTGTGTCATGTGCAATTCACTTTGGTATACTGAAGATTAGATCTGCCGATTCTAGAAGACAGACAGGCAAGCTATACTAG
- the speB gene encoding agmatinase — MSYLDLYLNKDPLIISPGDAKTPVATVYGIPFDSTHSYKPGCRFGPDAIRKAFNNIEIFHPDLGVDLEGVAIEDLGNSMHTANVEEMLDMVGKLTAELTKKDRLLIILGGEHSLTYGTYMNVPKETGYIVFDAHYDLRDGYAGEEFSHASYLRRVVEKKGADKIIHVGARSFVKEELAFLKENKIRTITDRDIRDGKGPKMVKDALSTFDRTYVSVDLDVLDPAFAPGVGNPEAVGITSRELFEMIYSMQNNKISVLDVVELNPTYDNGATASLAAKLLSTMVAMNFK, encoded by the coding sequence ATGAGCTATCTGGACTTGTATCTGAACAAGGACCCACTGATTATCAGTCCCGGTGATGCCAAAACTCCGGTTGCTACTGTATATGGAATTCCTTTTGATTCAACGCATTCTTACAAGCCCGGATGCAGGTTTGGTCCTGACGCAATCCGTAAGGCCTTTAACAATATAGAAATTTTCCACCCTGACTTGGGAGTTGACCTGGAAGGCGTAGCAATAGAGGACTTGGGAAACTCGATGCACACTGCAAATGTGGAAGAAATGCTCGACATGGTTGGAAAACTCACTGCGGAGCTTACAAAAAAAGACAGATTGTTGATTATTCTGGGAGGAGAGCACTCGCTAACCTATGGTACGTACATGAATGTTCCAAAGGAGACTGGCTATATCGTATTTGATGCTCACTATGACTTGAGAGATGGATATGCAGGGGAGGAATTCTCTCATGCGTCATATCTGAGAAGAGTGGTGGAGAAAAAAGGTGCAGACAAGATAATACATGTTGGGGCTCGTTCTTTTGTAAAAGAAGAGCTTGCCTTTCTCAAAGAAAATAAAATTCGCACCATTACTGACAGAGACATCCGTGATGGAAAAGGCCCAAAGATGGTCAAAGACGCACTATCAACATTTGACAGAACCTATGTAAGTGTGGATTTGGATGTGCTGGACCCAGCATTTGCGCCCGGCGTGGGAAATCCAGAGGCAGTGGGAATTACATCACGTGAACTATTTGAGATGATATATTCAATGCAAAATAACAAAATCTCTGTTCTGGATGTGGTGGAGCTAAACCCGACATATGACAATGGCGCTACTGCATCGCTTGCAGCCAAGCTGTTATCTACCATGGTCGCCATGAATTTTAAATAG
- a CDS encoding threonine--tRNA ligase produces the protein MRILQLHCDSIEYNPIKKEIKTAEEIIPEPKRLEEIVVVFLAIEHGDDSEIAQKAISEIKTSMGKVGCKKLLLYPYAHLSSNLAAPNIALSLLKEMESLASDLEVSHAPFGWTKSYNVKVKGHPLAESSKVFSKDATPRDNGNSHDDEGQASEALKSESKIKSFWYILSPDGTMAEVDKFNFAKHEKLEILAKYEAAKKRAVDEPPPHVKLMKKMAIADYEPASDSGNMRFYPNGRLIKSLLEQFVTDQVKEYGGLEVETPIMYDSHHPSMESYFNRFPARQYNINSEGKQLFLRFAACFGQFLMASDFQISYKNMPMKLYELTRYSFRREQSGELVGLRRLRAFTMPDCHAFCTGIPQAIEEFRKRFDLSRNVLKEVGIDDSDYEMAIRFTEEYYNENKAHIEELVRKLGKPVLVEMWKERFFYFVLKWEFNYVDNMGKASALSTDQIDVENGARYGIRYFDESNTPHHPIILHNSPSGAIERVIYALLEKAALDQKEGRKAKFPLWLTPTQVRIIPLKDEFLKYCDELADRLSSSDIRVDIDDRNETLGKRIRESETEWIQYTLVIGEKEMGKANLSIRDRKTGNVMELSFDEFVSEIKKQTQGKPFTKLNLSRHLSKRPQIMV, from the coding sequence GTGCGAATACTACAACTGCACTGCGACAGTATAGAATACAATCCTATTAAAAAAGAGATAAAAACGGCAGAAGAAATCATACCGGAGCCAAAAAGACTAGAAGAGATTGTTGTGGTATTTCTGGCAATAGAACACGGAGATGATTCCGAAATTGCGCAAAAGGCAATATCTGAAATAAAGACCAGCATGGGCAAAGTTGGCTGTAAAAAATTACTACTATACCCATATGCACATCTATCGTCAAATTTGGCAGCACCAAATATCGCACTATCATTACTAAAAGAAATGGAGTCCCTTGCATCTGATTTAGAAGTGTCGCACGCCCCGTTTGGCTGGACAAAATCATACAATGTAAAAGTAAAGGGACACCCATTGGCAGAGAGCTCCAAGGTTTTTTCCAAGGATGCCACACCACGTGATAATGGAAATTCACATGATGATGAAGGTCAGGCATCGGAGGCACTAAAATCAGAATCTAAAATTAAATCATTTTGGTATATTTTATCGCCAGACGGCACAATGGCAGAGGTTGACAAGTTTAACTTTGCAAAACATGAAAAACTCGAAATCCTGGCAAAATACGAGGCTGCCAAAAAAAGGGCAGTAGACGAGCCGCCACCACACGTCAAACTTATGAAGAAAATGGCAATAGCGGACTATGAGCCGGCATCTGACTCGGGCAATATGAGGTTTTATCCAAACGGCAGACTAATCAAGTCCTTACTGGAGCAATTCGTTACAGACCAGGTAAAGGAATATGGTGGCCTCGAAGTAGAGACGCCAATCATGTATGATTCACACCACCCTAGCATGGAGAGCTACTTTAATCGATTTCCTGCAAGACAATACAACATCAACTCTGAAGGTAAGCAACTCTTTTTGAGATTTGCAGCATGCTTTGGTCAGTTCTTAATGGCAAGTGACTTTCAAATATCATACAAGAACATGCCGATGAAGCTGTACGAGCTTACCAGATATAGCTTCAGACGAGAACAATCAGGAGAACTGGTTGGCCTGCGAAGACTGCGAGCATTTACCATGCCTGACTGTCATGCATTCTGTACTGGTATTCCGCAGGCAATAGAAGAGTTCCGAAAGCGATTTGACCTGTCTCGAAATGTTCTCAAAGAAGTTGGAATCGACGACTCTGATTATGAAATGGCAATTAGATTCACAGAGGAATATTACAATGAGAACAAGGCCCACATTGAGGAACTGGTTAGAAAACTGGGAAAACCAGTCCTGGTAGAAATGTGGAAGGAGAGATTTTTCTATTTTGTGCTAAAATGGGAATTTAACTATGTGGATAATATGGGCAAGGCATCTGCACTATCAACTGATCAGATAGATGTGGAAAACGGCGCTCGCTATGGAATCAGATACTTCGATGAATCCAACACACCGCACCACCCCATAATACTGCATAATTCGCCGAGCGGTGCTATAGAGCGAGTAATCTATGCGTTATTGGAAAAAGCTGCGCTGGACCAAAAAGAGGGGAGAAAGGCGAAATTTCCATTATGGCTTACTCCAACACAGGTTAGAATAATTCCACTCAAGGACGAATTTCTCAAATATTGCGACGAGCTAGCAGACAGGCTAAGCTCATCCGATATTCGAGTGGATATTGATGACAGAAATGAAACTCTGGGCAAGAGAATTCGCGAATCTGAAACGGAATGGATTCAATACACATTGGTAATAGGAGAAAAAGAAATGGGCAAGGCAAACTTGTCAATACGCGACAGAAAGACAGGAAATGTCATGGAATTATCATTCGACGAATTTGTCTCTGAGATAAAAAAGCAGACACAAGGCAAACCCTTTACAAAGTTAAACCTATCGAGACATTTATCGAAAAGACCGCAGATAATGGTCTGA